The following are encoded in a window of Cryobacterium sp. CG_9.6 genomic DNA:
- a CDS encoding C40 family peptidase, whose product MTLATGLVATMALPAYAFAPGSRDATFESTASTQATKSGAQAVEVDAAANTVTVARESFSATTPEEIAAAAAAVAAEARRVQVASQRSSYASAYTGPSAADYLANPSHPAFDLQAVFNKAAEYQGVPYVYGGATPAGFDCSGFIMYVYAQFGVSLPHSSTGQGASGTRISIEDAVPGDLVIMPGHDGFYAGNGNILHAPYTGQNVRIQPIWTSDYYIVRIGI is encoded by the coding sequence ATGACGCTCGCTACCGGTTTGGTGGCCACCATGGCCCTTCCGGCCTATGCCTTCGCTCCCGGTTCACGGGATGCCACCTTCGAGTCGACTGCGTCAACGCAGGCCACGAAGTCCGGCGCACAGGCCGTCGAGGTCGATGCTGCGGCCAACACCGTCACCGTTGCCCGCGAAAGCTTCTCAGCCACCACGCCCGAGGAGATTGCGGCAGCCGCAGCAGCCGTCGCGGCGGAGGCTCGTCGGGTGCAGGTTGCCTCGCAGCGCTCCAGCTATGCCAGCGCCTATACCGGTCCGTCAGCTGCTGATTACCTGGCCAACCCGAGTCACCCGGCATTCGATCTGCAGGCCGTGTTCAACAAGGCCGCGGAGTATCAGGGTGTTCCCTACGTTTATGGCGGAGCCACTCCGGCCGGCTTCGACTGCTCGGGCTTCATCATGTACGTGTACGCCCAGTTCGGTGTGAGCCTGCCCCACTCGTCTACGGGTCAGGGTGCCAGTGGAACACGTATTTCCATTGAGGACGCTGTTCCTGGCGATCTCGTGATCATGCCGGGCCACGACGGCTTCTATGCTGGCAACGGCAACATCCTGCACGCCCCGTACACCGGCCAGAACGTGCGCATTCAGCCCATCTGGACCAGCGATTACTACATCGTTAGGATCGGGATCTAA
- a CDS encoding metal-dependent transcriptional regulator, with protein MTDLIDTTEMYLRTILDLEEEQIVPLRARISERLGHSGPTVSQTVARMERDGLVVVSGDRHLELTVEGRSKAVHVMRKHRLAERLLSDVIGLEWEFVHDEACRWEHVMSEQVERKILEILGHPTESPYGNPIPGLDEFGDSPAVAFMAGVTNLLTLVAGSPEPVSAVIRRLGEPVQFDPELLLQLKQSGVIPGSTGLFSAVGSYVLVKVEGFGNGLELPNDVASHIFVATPGTSA; from the coding sequence ATGACTGATTTGATTGATACCACCGAGATGTACCTCCGCACCATTCTGGACTTGGAGGAGGAGCAGATCGTGCCTCTTCGCGCCCGCATCTCTGAGCGCCTTGGTCATTCCGGACCCACCGTCTCCCAGACTGTTGCCCGAATGGAACGTGACGGACTCGTCGTCGTTTCTGGTGATCGCCACCTTGAACTCACCGTCGAGGGCCGGAGCAAAGCGGTGCACGTGATGCGCAAGCACCGCCTCGCCGAGCGTTTGTTAAGCGACGTGATCGGCCTCGAATGGGAGTTCGTGCACGACGAAGCCTGTCGCTGGGAACACGTGATGAGCGAGCAGGTGGAACGGAAGATCCTCGAAATACTCGGTCACCCGACCGAATCCCCGTATGGCAATCCGATCCCTGGGCTCGACGAGTTCGGTGATTCACCGGCCGTGGCCTTCATGGCCGGGGTCACCAACCTGCTGACCCTCGTGGCGGGTTCGCCGGAGCCCGTGAGTGCCGTCATCCGTCGTCTGGGTGAGCCCGTGCAGTTTGACCCCGAACTCCTTCTTCAGCTGAAGCAGTCGGGTGTTATTCCGGGATCAACAGGCCTGTTTTCGGCCGTTGGATCTTACGTTCTGGTTAAGGTTGAGGGTTTTGGGAATGGCCTCGAATTGCCCAACGATGTTGCCAGTCACATCTTCGTCGCCACCCCGGGTACTTCCGCGTAA
- the serC gene encoding phosphoserine transaminase, which yields MPDLMIPTELLPIDGRFGCGPSKIRREQLDHLIGFATGILGTSHRQPPVKDLVGRVRAGLADLFDIPDGYEVVLGNGGSTAFWDAAVFSLIEKRSQHLVFGEFGGKFAKAAAAPFLEAPDVVSAPTGSRSEFVAREGIDVYAWPQNETSTGVMAPVTRVVGDEGALTVIDATSAAAGIDFAADQADVYYFAPQKNLASDGGLWLALFSPAAIERVERIHASGRYIPEFLSLKNAIDNSRLNQTLNTPALTTLLLLESQIDWINTSGGLSWASARTQESSSVLYDWADSVDYATPFVTNPAHRSQVVSTIDFVDSVDAAAISRILRANGILDTEPYRKLGRNQLRVATFTAIDPNDVRRLVQSIEHVVGHLGAN from the coding sequence ATGCCGGACCTGATGATTCCTACCGAACTGCTGCCCATTGACGGACGATTCGGCTGCGGCCCATCGAAAATTCGCCGCGAACAACTCGATCACCTGATCGGATTCGCCACCGGAATTCTCGGTACCAGCCACCGTCAGCCGCCCGTGAAAGACCTGGTGGGCCGCGTGCGTGCCGGTCTTGCTGACCTCTTTGACATTCCCGACGGTTACGAGGTTGTGCTCGGAAACGGCGGCTCCACGGCGTTCTGGGATGCCGCGGTCTTCTCGCTGATTGAGAAGCGCAGTCAGCACCTAGTATTCGGCGAATTCGGTGGAAAGTTCGCCAAGGCCGCCGCTGCCCCGTTCCTCGAGGCTCCCGACGTGGTGAGCGCCCCCACGGGTTCGCGCAGCGAATTTGTTGCTCGCGAGGGCATCGACGTGTACGCGTGGCCCCAGAACGAGACATCCACCGGAGTCATGGCACCCGTCACCCGCGTCGTGGGCGACGAGGGTGCGCTCACCGTGATCGACGCCACGAGCGCGGCCGCCGGCATCGACTTTGCTGCCGACCAAGCAGATGTCTACTACTTTGCCCCGCAAAAGAACCTCGCCTCCGACGGTGGCCTCTGGCTGGCCCTCTTCTCTCCCGCGGCCATTGAGCGGGTTGAGCGCATCCACGCAAGTGGACGCTACATCCCCGAGTTCCTGAGCCTCAAGAACGCCATCGACAACTCGCGGCTCAACCAGACACTCAACACGCCGGCGCTCACGACGCTCCTGCTGCTCGAGAGCCAGATTGACTGGATCAACACGAGCGGCGGCCTGTCGTGGGCCTCCGCGCGAACCCAGGAATCCTCATCCGTTCTCTACGACTGGGCCGACAGCGTGGACTACGCCACACCGTTCGTGACCAACCCGGCACACCGCTCTCAGGTCGTATCCACGATCGACTTTGTGGACTCAGTGGATGCCGCAGCGATCAGCCGCATTCTGCGCGCCAACGGAATCCTTGACACGGAGCCGTACCGCAAGCTCGGTCGCAATCAGCTTCGTGTCGCCACCTTTACGGCAATCGACCCCAACGACGTGCGCCGCCTCGTGCAGTCGATTGAACACGTCGTCGGTCACCTCGGCGCCAACTAG
- a CDS encoding DUF2530 domain-containing protein: MRLWLKDSERRPDPAPVRADARAALLAGTIAWTIALVAAVIWRDEAAATGVGWWIWCALIGVGLGVVGLLWVQLRRR, from the coding sequence ATGCGATTGTGGTTGAAAGACAGCGAGCGTCGGCCTGATCCCGCACCCGTTCGAGCGGATGCCCGCGCCGCACTACTGGCGGGCACCATCGCGTGGACAATTGCTCTCGTGGCCGCTGTGATTTGGCGCGACGAAGCGGCGGCGACCGGCGTGGGCTGGTGGATCTGGTGCGCCCTGATCGGTGTGGGCCTCGGGGTCGTGGGGCTGCTGTGGGTGCAGCTCAGACGACGCTAA
- a CDS encoding DUF3027 domain-containing protein → MPDADTTPPTVSELDESETVSVLADVVVLAAVDLARTALEEITPAESIGDLLGHEVEGERVVSLLFDCLLSGYPGWHWTVTLARTDENAVPTVLETELMPGEYALTAPDWVPWSDRLMDGEGDSDDEHDDEHDDDDEHDDDEQDSDDDHHDGDEYDESDHR, encoded by the coding sequence ATGCCTGACGCCGACACCACCCCGCCCACAGTGAGTGAACTCGATGAATCCGAGACGGTGAGCGTTCTCGCCGACGTGGTTGTTCTGGCCGCGGTCGATCTGGCGCGCACGGCGCTTGAAGAGATCACTCCGGCCGAGTCCATTGGCGACCTGCTGGGGCATGAGGTTGAGGGGGAGCGTGTTGTTTCGCTGCTTTTCGACTGCCTGCTGAGCGGCTATCCGGGCTGGCACTGGACCGTGACGCTCGCGCGCACCGACGAGAATGCGGTCCCCACCGTTTTGGAGACCGAGTTGATGCCCGGGGAATATGCCTTGACCGCCCCCGATTGGGTGCCGTGGTCTGACCGGCTGATGGACGGCGAAGGCGACTCGGACGACGAGCACGACGATGAGCATGATGACGACGATGAGCATGATGACGACGAGCAGGACTCGGATGATGATCACCACGATGGTGACGAGTACGACGAGTCAGATCACCGTTAG
- a CDS encoding cold shock domain-containing protein, which yields MPTGKVKFYDEGKGFGFITSDDGHEVFLHASALPAGVTVKAGSKLEFGIADGKRGAQALSVRVIEAPPSLSKINRKTADDMAIIVEDLVKLLDGIGANLRRGRYPESSHSHKIAAMLRKVAEELDA from the coding sequence ATGCCCACCGGCAAGGTCAAGTTCTATGACGAGGGCAAGGGTTTTGGTTTTATCACCTCCGACGACGGCCACGAAGTCTTTCTGCATGCGTCCGCGCTGCCCGCGGGCGTGACCGTAAAAGCCGGCTCGAAACTAGAATTCGGTATCGCCGACGGAAAGCGTGGCGCGCAGGCCCTCTCCGTTCGCGTGATTGAAGCGCCCCCGAGCCTGTCCAAAATTAATCGCAAGACGGCTGATGACATGGCCATCATTGTGGAAGATCTCGTGAAGCTGCTCGATGGGATCGGCGCGAACCTGCGTCGTGGTCGCTATCCGGAAAGCTCGCACAGTCACAAAATTGCAGCAATGCTGCGGAAAGTCGCAGAAGAACTGGATGCCTGA
- a CDS encoding helicase-associated domain-containing protein produces MLSLATRLRALDDATLRAALEARMVAPTGIKDFFDLADALLEPSAVQKTLTHLDRASLSVLATAGELIRSVAAEAARLNALDPAASTPLAPAVPTLTDIAEHLSSVSGVEVTTEHVAAHAAELDSVLLCLLADGQLSPYDAVSAQLATWPAQGLPSTTELATLAAPDALAPASEFDITFTNRLAAERAFASVSSIAELVSELARDPARELSRGGLGLPDTKRLALVMGVEVDSVAVLVAIAARAELIAHSEGYWMETETGEAWLLHPTPERWATLAEAWHADVPRSVRDILPQEPGIVWGSGLQGFVDWMYPAGGEWMAAQVAEFARSAEILGITAQETTSVAGAQLLSGDPEAAQATMTDSLPTEVGAVYLQHDLSIVAPGPLAPSIDARLRSLADVEGRELASSYRITAASVNRALAAGENADTMLAFLGAISLTGIPQPVQYLIEESASRYGRIRVGSLPAGSAPNQSYVRSDDAELLGTIAVDQTLSALGLERHDHQLITRFASDLVFWALSDARYPVAAEDSAHEIVHLRRHQVARVIPPTPVDPAQTLVDKLRASDGSEVMAADAWLARQLDSAIRSKATVMVSISMPGGVVVDYLLEPASVGGGRFRARDRRADIERTLPISSILSITPAP; encoded by the coding sequence ATGCTGTCCCTCGCCACGCGACTGCGCGCTCTCGATGACGCCACCCTCCGCGCTGCCCTCGAAGCGCGCATGGTTGCGCCCACCGGCATCAAGGATTTTTTTGACCTGGCCGACGCTCTGCTCGAGCCGAGCGCGGTTCAGAAGACACTCACCCATCTGGACCGAGCGTCGCTCTCCGTTCTCGCCACTGCCGGCGAGCTCATTCGCAGCGTGGCAGCCGAGGCTGCTCGACTGAACGCTCTCGACCCGGCAGCGTCCACCCCGCTCGCCCCCGCCGTGCCCACGCTCACCGATATCGCCGAGCACCTGAGCTCGGTCAGTGGCGTGGAGGTCACCACCGAGCACGTTGCGGCGCACGCTGCCGAGCTGGATTCGGTTCTGCTGTGTCTGCTCGCCGACGGCCAGCTCAGCCCCTACGACGCCGTCTCCGCCCAACTCGCCACCTGGCCGGCCCAGGGTCTCCCAAGTACCACCGAGCTGGCCACCCTGGCCGCCCCCGACGCCCTCGCACCGGCATCCGAGTTCGACATCACCTTCACGAACCGACTCGCCGCAGAGCGTGCCTTCGCGAGCGTGTCGTCCATCGCCGAACTGGTGAGTGAACTTGCCCGCGATCCCGCCCGAGAACTCAGCCGCGGCGGCCTCGGTTTGCCCGACACGAAGCGCCTCGCACTCGTCATGGGGGTGGAGGTCGACAGCGTGGCCGTGCTGGTGGCCATTGCCGCCCGCGCCGAGCTGATCGCGCACTCCGAGGGCTATTGGATGGAAACCGAGACGGGCGAAGCCTGGCTACTCCACCCCACCCCCGAGCGCTGGGCCACGCTGGCTGAGGCCTGGCACGCAGACGTGCCGAGATCGGTGCGCGACATTCTTCCGCAGGAGCCCGGCATCGTCTGGGGTTCCGGTCTGCAGGGCTTTGTGGACTGGATGTACCCCGCGGGCGGAGAGTGGATGGCCGCTCAGGTGGCCGAATTCGCCCGCAGCGCCGAGATTCTGGGCATCACCGCGCAGGAGACCACGAGCGTGGCGGGTGCTCAGTTGCTGAGCGGCGACCCCGAGGCAGCCCAAGCCACCATGACCGATTCTCTGCCCACGGAGGTGGGCGCGGTATACCTGCAGCACGATCTGTCGATCGTGGCGCCGGGTCCGCTGGCTCCCTCCATTGATGCGCGACTGCGCAGCCTGGCCGACGTCGAAGGCCGCGAGCTGGCCTCGAGTTATCGCATCACTGCGGCATCCGTGAATCGTGCGCTCGCTGCGGGCGAGAACGCGGACACCATGCTGGCGTTCCTCGGTGCGATCTCCCTCACCGGCATTCCTCAGCCCGTGCAGTACCTCATCGAGGAATCAGCGTCGCGCTATGGGCGCATCCGGGTTGGCAGCCTGCCGGCTGGCTCAGCCCCCAATCAGAGTTACGTGCGATCTGACGACGCCGAGTTGCTCGGCACCATTGCCGTCGATCAGACCCTGTCCGCGCTGGGTCTTGAACGCCATGATCACCAACTGATCACTCGTTTCGCCTCTGATCTCGTGTTCTGGGCGCTCAGCGACGCCCGCTATCCCGTAGCGGCCGAAGACTCCGCCCACGAGATCGTGCACCTGCGCCGCCATCAGGTGGCGCGGGTGATCCCCCCCACGCCGGTTGACCCGGCGCAGACCCTGGTCGACAAGCTGCGTGCGAGCGACGGGAGCGAAGTGATGGCAGCGGATGCCTGGCTGGCCCGCCAGCTGGACAGCGCCATCCGCTCAAAAGCAACGGTCATGGTGAGTATTAGCATGCCCGGAGGTGTGGTGGTGGATTACCTGCTCGAACCGGCCAGCGTGGGTGGCGGACGCTTTCGGGCGCGCGACCGCCGTGCCGACATTGAGCGAACGTTGCCGATTTCGAGCATCCTCAGCATCACCCCGGCGCCGTAG
- a CDS encoding DNA repair helicase XPB produces MSDGPLIVQSDRTVLLEVAHPLAEDARHDLAVFAELERAPEHIHTYRITRLGLWNARAAGHAASDMLATLEKYSKFAIPQTVSVDITETVGRYGRLVIERDAEGSLVLRSSDQAVLTEIAGAKRIAPLLIGRPSPDSYLVEPWARGQLKQELVKLGWPAEDLAGYTPGTPHEIALREDGWALRDYQNKAVSSFFDGGSGVVVLPCGAGKTLVGAGAMATAKTNTLILVTNTVSARQWRDELLKRTTLTADEIGEYSGQVKEVKPVTIATYQILTAKRKGEYAHLELLDAMDWGLVIYDEVHLLPAPVFKLTAELQARRRLGLTATLVREDGREGDVFSLIGPKRFDAPWKEIEAQGFISPASCYEVRIDLPQSERLTYAAAADDERYRLAATAPAKLGVVQSLIKKHEGERILVIGQYLDQIDELAEVLNAPQLTGATPIDERERLYQAFRVGEVKVLVVSKVANFSVDLPEATVAIQVSGSYGSRQEEAQRLGRLLRPKESGLSANFYTLVARDTVDQDFAQNRQRFLAEQGYSYTILDSQSLEAAA; encoded by the coding sequence ATGTCTGATGGCCCGCTGATTGTCCAAAGTGACCGCACTGTTTTACTCGAAGTTGCGCACCCTCTCGCCGAGGATGCGCGGCACGATCTGGCTGTGTTCGCCGAGCTTGAACGCGCTCCCGAGCACATTCACACCTACCGCATCACCAGGCTGGGCCTGTGGAATGCTCGCGCCGCCGGACACGCGGCGTCGGACATGCTGGCCACGCTCGAGAAATATTCCAAGTTCGCCATCCCGCAGACCGTGTCGGTGGACATCACCGAAACGGTCGGACGCTACGGACGCCTCGTCATTGAACGCGATGCCGAGGGCAGCCTGGTGCTGCGTAGTAGCGACCAGGCCGTGCTCACCGAGATTGCCGGCGCCAAGCGCATCGCTCCGCTGCTGATCGGGCGTCCGTCACCCGACTCGTATCTGGTGGAACCGTGGGCTCGCGGACAGCTCAAGCAGGAACTCGTAAAACTCGGCTGGCCGGCCGAGGACCTGGCCGGGTACACGCCGGGCACGCCGCACGAGATCGCCCTCCGTGAAGACGGCTGGGCGCTGCGCGACTATCAGAACAAAGCCGTCTCCAGTTTCTTCGACGGTGGCTCCGGTGTGGTCGTTCTCCCCTGCGGCGCTGGCAAAACCCTCGTGGGCGCCGGGGCGATGGCAACCGCCAAGACCAACACGCTCATCCTCGTGACCAACACGGTCTCGGCCCGCCAGTGGCGTGACGAGCTCCTCAAGCGCACCACCCTGACAGCGGATGAGATTGGCGAGTACTCGGGGCAGGTGAAAGAAGTCAAACCGGTCACCATTGCCACGTACCAGATTCTGACCGCCAAGCGGAAGGGCGAGTACGCCCACCTCGAACTGCTCGATGCCATGGATTGGGGCCTCGTGATCTACGACGAGGTGCACCTGCTGCCGGCACCCGTGTTCAAGCTCACCGCTGAGCTGCAGGCTCGCCGCCGACTCGGCCTCACCGCCACCCTGGTGCGCGAGGACGGCCGCGAGGGCGATGTGTTCTCCCTCATCGGGCCCAAGCGGTTCGACGCTCCGTGGAAGGAGATCGAGGCTCAGGGCTTCATCTCCCCCGCCTCCTGCTACGAGGTGCGGATCGACCTCCCGCAGTCCGAGCGGCTCACCTACGCCGCGGCAGCGGACGATGAGCGTTACCGCCTGGCCGCGACCGCGCCCGCCAAGCTCGGAGTGGTGCAGTCGCTCATCAAGAAGCACGAGGGCGAGCGCATCCTGGTGATTGGGCAGTACCTGGACCAGATCGATGAGCTCGCTGAGGTCTTGAATGCCCCGCAGCTCACCGGGGCCACCCCGATCGACGAGCGCGAACGGCTTTACCAGGCGTTCCGAGTGGGTGAGGTGAAGGTTCTCGTGGTATCGAAGGTGGCCAACTTCTCCGTGGACCTGCCGGAGGCCACGGTGGCCATTCAGGTGTCGGGGTCCTACGGGTCCCGTCAGGAGGAGGCTCAGCGCCTCGGGCGTCTGCTGCGCCCCAAGGAATCGGGCCTGTCGGCTAACTTCTACACCCTTGTGGCCCGCGACACCGTGGACCAGGACTTTGCGCAGAACCGTCAGCGATTCCTCGCCGAGCAGGGTTACAGCTACACGATTCTCGACTCGCAGAGCCTCGAAGCCGCCGCGTAA
- a CDS encoding pyrimidine reductase family protein codes for MLSRPELIQRHRVADRTVPLVRMNFISSVDGASTHDGLSGGLNNADDKLVFDTLRMLTDVILVGAGTIRAEGYGGVRVSAADAQWRVEHGIPPQPPLAIVSGRLDLDPGHPVFTDAVVRPLIVTHAQSPTAKRDALSLVADVIVCGEDAVDPVAMVLALALRGYPQILCEGGPSLFGALLEANCVDEVCLSVSPVLEGGSAGRISQGHAQATCAMTLWHVFTGGDMVFLRYVRRHRPVPPPQ; via the coding sequence ATGCTCTCCCGCCCGGAGCTCATTCAACGCCACCGGGTTGCCGATCGTACCGTGCCTCTGGTGCGCATGAACTTCATCTCCAGCGTCGATGGCGCATCCACTCACGACGGCCTGAGCGGCGGCCTCAACAACGCCGACGACAAACTCGTTTTCGATACCCTGCGCATGCTCACCGACGTGATCCTGGTGGGTGCGGGCACCATTCGAGCCGAGGGCTACGGTGGCGTGCGTGTGTCGGCAGCGGATGCCCAGTGGCGCGTTGAGCATGGAATCCCGCCGCAACCTCCGCTCGCGATTGTGTCGGGGCGGCTCGATCTGGACCCAGGGCATCCGGTGTTCACCGACGCCGTCGTTCGCCCGCTGATCGTGACGCACGCACAGTCGCCCACCGCCAAGCGCGACGCGCTCAGCCTCGTTGCCGACGTGATTGTGTGCGGTGAGGACGCCGTGGACCCGGTGGCTATGGTGCTCGCCCTCGCGCTGCGTGGCTACCCCCAGATTTTGTGCGAGGGCGGACCGAGCCTGTTCGGCGCGCTGCTCGAGGCCAACTGCGTGGATGAGGTGTGTCTGAGCGTCAGCCCCGTGTTGGAGGGCGGTTCGGCCGGCCGCATCTCACAGGGCCACGCGCAGGCCACGTGTGCGATGACCCTCTGGCATGTGTTCACCGGCGGCGACATGGTGTTTTTGCGCTACGTGCGCCGCCACCGACCGGTTCCGCCGCCCCAGTAA
- the folP gene encoding dihydropteroate synthase, which yields MSNDVTASGIHLPTIDQPQRLLNGRLFDFSREVAVMAVINRTPDSFYDRGATFALDASVSAAQQAIADGADWVDIGGAKFAPGPAVPVAEEINRVIPVVEALQGSGAVISVDTFHPEVAFAAIRAGAHVINDTTGVHDPEMARVVAESDATLVITHSLAAPRMPYPSPTYGDVVREVVDFLNERVERAVQHGVPRERLVIDPGHDLNKNTLHSLEMTRRLSEITSLGLPTLVAVSNKDFVGETLNRERGERVEGSLAAMVACILQGARIVRMHNVVQAVDAAHMTEAILGFRQPAYLKHNQ from the coding sequence ATGAGCAACGATGTCACCGCAAGCGGAATACACCTGCCGACGATCGATCAGCCCCAGCGGCTCCTGAACGGGCGTCTCTTCGACTTTTCGCGTGAGGTGGCGGTGATGGCGGTCATCAATCGCACTCCCGATTCGTTCTACGACCGGGGGGCAACGTTCGCACTGGATGCATCCGTGTCGGCGGCGCAGCAAGCGATTGCTGACGGGGCCGACTGGGTGGACATTGGCGGAGCCAAGTTTGCGCCCGGCCCCGCAGTGCCTGTGGCCGAGGAGATCAATCGGGTGATTCCCGTTGTGGAGGCGTTGCAGGGTTCTGGAGCGGTCATTTCCGTCGACACGTTCCATCCTGAGGTCGCTTTCGCGGCGATCCGGGCCGGCGCGCACGTGATCAACGACACCACCGGCGTGCATGATCCGGAGATGGCCCGCGTCGTGGCGGAGAGCGACGCAACCCTCGTGATCACCCACAGCCTGGCAGCACCGCGGATGCCCTACCCGTCACCCACGTACGGTGATGTGGTGCGTGAGGTGGTGGACTTTTTGAACGAGCGGGTTGAACGGGCGGTGCAGCACGGGGTTCCGCGAGAACGACTCGTGATCGACCCGGGGCACGACCTCAATAAGAACACCCTGCACTCGCTGGAAATGACGCGGCGGTTGTCGGAAATCACGTCGCTCGGGCTGCCCACGCTCGTGGCCGTATCCAACAAGGACTTTGTCGGCGAAACCCTCAACCGTGAACGCGGCGAGCGGGTTGAGGGATCCCTCGCCGCGATGGTGGCCTGCATCCTGCAGGGTGCACGCATCGTGCGCATGCACAACGTCGTCCAGGCAGTGGATGCCGCGCACATGACCGAGGCCATCCTCGGGTTTCGCCAGCCCGCCTATCTGAAGCACAACCAGTGA
- a CDS encoding response regulator transcription factor produces MTDGPRILIVDDEPNIRDLLTTSLRFAGFAVRAVGNGAQAISAVLEEEPDLIILDVMLPDMNGFGVTKRLRSAGYTAPILFLTAKDDTEDKITGLTVGGDDYVTKPFSLDEIVARIKAILRRTMHADEDAVIRAGELTMDQDTHEVLVGSEPIELSPTEFKLLRYLMLNPNRVLSKAQILDHVWEYDFNGDAGIVESYISYLRRKVDVHSSEPLIQTKRGFGYMLKAAKA; encoded by the coding sequence ATGACTGATGGCCCTCGTATTCTTATTGTTGACGACGAACCGAACATCCGCGACCTGCTCACGACCAGCCTGCGTTTCGCCGGCTTCGCCGTGCGGGCCGTCGGTAACGGCGCCCAGGCGATTTCTGCCGTACTTGAGGAAGAACCCGACCTCATCATTCTCGATGTCATGCTGCCCGACATGAACGGGTTCGGCGTGACGAAGCGTTTGCGTAGCGCGGGGTACACCGCTCCCATCCTTTTCCTCACCGCCAAGGACGACACCGAAGACAAGATCACAGGCCTCACGGTGGGTGGCGACGACTACGTGACAAAGCCGTTCAGCCTCGATGAGATCGTGGCACGCATCAAGGCGATTCTGCGCCGCACCATGCACGCCGATGAAGACGCCGTCATTCGTGCCGGTGAGCTCACCATGGACCAAGACACCCACGAAGTTCTCGTGGGCAGCGAGCCCATCGAGCTGAGCCCCACGGAGTTCAAGCTGCTGCGCTACCTCATGCTCAACCCCAACCGGGTTCTGTCCAAGGCGCAAATTCTCGACCACGTGTGGGAATACGACTTCAACGGCGACGCGGGGATTGTGGAGTCCTACATTTCGTACCTCCGCCGCAAGGTGGACGTGCACTCCAGTGAGCCGCTGATTCAGACCAAGCGTGGTTTTGGGTACATGCTCAAGGCAGCTAAGGCGTAG